CGCGCGGCCATCACCACGGCCAATGCCGGTTCAGGTTCGTACCTCATTACGCTACCTGCCAACCAGACCATTAGTCTGACTTCAGCCCTGCCTGAGCTGGCCTTTAGTGGTACCATTACCAGCGGCAGCACGCTTTGCCCCGCTACGGGCGTGGGCGGAACCGCCATTGTCCGCACAGGTGCGTCGAACTTCCGGTTATTAACGTTTGCCGGTAGTGCCAATCGGTTAACCTTGTCAAATCTACAATTACGAAATGGTCGTGACCCGGATGAGATAGGCGGGGCAATTAATAGTAACGTAGCGTCAAATACGCTTATTATCTCAAGCTGCCTAATCAAAAACAACGCAGCCGGTTTGGGTGGCGGAATAGCACTGTTTGAAGGTACTGCAATAATCAATCAAACGTTCTTCGACAATAATACTGGCAATATTGGTTCAACTATGTCCATGTATCAGGGCGCAACGGCTCGCCTTACTACTTGTACTATTCGCAATGATAATATTGGTGATGTAGGGATAGATATTTATGAATCTTCTGTTTTGCTGATTAATAATACAATTACCGGAGGTGCTGCCGCTGGTAATGGTAGTAGCGGTATTCGTCTCAGATGTATCTCCGGGCCTGGTTCCTTATCCGTTATTCATTCGACCTTTACTATGCCTACCGTACGGTGGGGTATAGAAGCCGAGAAAAGTACAAATGCAACATCTCTGTACCTGCAAAACAATGTATTTGGTCCGACAGGCGCCACTTTCTTTGTTTTTGGGGGCACGTCCGGAACACTAAACAGTGTTTCGGGTGGTGGCAATGTGTTTACTGGTAATGCCACAGCCGCCAATATTAGCGGGGCGGGTTTTACGCCGATTTCGTCTGATAAAAATAACGTTGGCACGGCGGGTTTGGGTCTAAGCTCACTTACTACCGGCGACTGCCTGCCAACCATTCCTTTACTACCGGGTAGTGTGGCTATCAATGCGGGTGTCAGCACGACGGTCGCCACCGATGCCCGGGGTGTTGCCCGCGTGGGTGCCCCCGATGCCGGAGCCTTCGAGTCACGGGGTTTTACGCTGGCCCTCACCAGCGGCAACAATCAGTCAACCACAGTCGGTACGGCTTTTACCAATCCGTTGCGGGTAACCGTCAGCAGTAGCAACAGCGAGCCGGTCAACGATGGGGTAGTGACCTACACCGGGCCGGGTTCGGGAGCCAGCATTAATTCAGCATCGTTTACGGCCAGCATTGCCAGTGGCATAGCCGGGGCCAGTGTCAC
This DNA window, taken from Spirosoma agri, encodes the following:
- a CDS encoding choice-of-anchor Q domain-containing protein, whose protein sequence is MKPTLYFLFFLLLVRAGPLAQAQTAITVTSTANSGSNTLRAAITTANAGSGSYLITLPANQTISLTSALPELAFSGTITSGSTLCPATGVGGTAIVRTGASNFRLLTFAGSANRLTLSNLQLRNGRDPDEIGGAINSNVASNTLIISSCLIKNNAAGLGGGIALFEGTAIINQTFFDNNTGNIGSTMSMYQGATARLTTCTIRNDNIGDVGIDIYESSVLLINNTITGGAAAGNGSSGIRLRCISGPGSLSVIHSTFTMPTVRWGIEAEKSTNATSLYLQNNVFGPTGATFFVFGGTSGTLNSVSGGGNVFTGNATAANISGAGFTPISSDKNNVGTAGLGLSSLTTGDCLPTIPLLPGSVAINAGVSTTVATDARGVARVGAPDAGAFESRGFTLALTSGNNQSTTVGTAFTNPLRVTVSSSNSEPVNDGVVTYTGPGSGASINSASFTASIASGIAGASVTANATTGGPYTIAATANGASPTVNFSLTNVPAAPTIGGFSTLDNTVCVGNPITFTATVGNVTGSYA